From a single Nicotiana tabacum cultivar K326 chromosome 8, ASM71507v2, whole genome shotgun sequence genomic region:
- the LOC107778645 gene encoding uncharacterized protein At2g24330 has translation MAAESEKDLGDTAGTAPFTSTDNEEKTKEKKKKGLLSRIWNGLFGSHKDDFEKRLQHISKEEATVIARITRRSHRWRRMTRHLIILSVLFEVIAVAYAIMTTRSLALSWKMRAFRVLPMFLLPGLSFITYSALKSFTSMNERKDQKALERLRAERQVKIDELKEKSNYYTILQLIQRYDPDPESKAAAATVLASKLGTDTGLKVYLGDESKPNAPVGKSNDVEIVQSAGLRNRKQARSGSAESAVLYQPEGEMIHDVQLEGSSMNQHQQMVVDHYSPTGSSTQDGGWLARIAALLVGEDPTQSYALICGNCHMHNGLARKEDFSYVTYYCPHCNALNRPKQLDDHAFGSSTPNIASTIVVADADLVKQDGGSTEERISASSSPVVAASATTEGDKIVSSTSSS, from the exons ATGGCTGCGGAATCTGAAAAAGATCTTGGTGATACTGCCGGCACTGCACCTTTCACATCTACAGATAATGAAGAaaagacaaaagagaaaaagaaaaagggattaTTATCAAGAATATGGAATGGTCTATTTGGTTCACATAAAGATGACTTTGAGAAGAGATTGCAACATATTTCCAAGGAGGAGGCTACTGTTATTGCCAGAATAACTAGACGATCTCATCGTTGGAGAAGGATGACCAGGCATCTCATTATACTTTCTGTACTTTTCGAG GTTATTGCAGTGGCTTACGCTATCATGACGACAAGATCACTTGCGCTAAGCTGGAAAATGAGGGCATTTCGAGTTTTACCAATGTTTCTGTTGCCTGGCTTATCCTTCATTACATATTCAGCTCTCAAAAGCTTTACGAGTATGA ATGAACGCAAGGATCAGAAAGCTTTGGAAAGGCTTCGAGCTGAAAGGCAAGTCAAGATTGATGAACTCAAAGAGAAGTCAAATTACTACACAATACTGCAGCTCATTCAG AGATATGACCCTGACCCAGAATCTAAGGCAGCTGCAGCCACGGTGCTTGCATCCAAGCTCGGCACAGATACTGGCTTGAAAGTGTATTTGGGAGATGAGTCTAAGCCTAATGCCCCTGTTGGAAAGAGCAATGATGTAGAAATCGTGCAGTCTGCTGGACTGAGAAATAGGAAGCAAGCCAGATCTGGTAGCGCAGAGAGTGCTGTATTATATCAACCTGAAGGAGAAATGATTCATGATGTACAGCTTGAAGGTTCTAGTATGAACCAACATCAGCAAATGGTTGTCGACCATTACAGTCCAACAGGTTCAAGCACACAAGACGGGGGATGGCTTGCACGAATTGCGGCATTGCTTGTGGGAGAGGATCCAACCCAATCTTATGCTCTTATCTGCGGAAATTGCCATATGCACAATG GACTTGCTAGGAAGGAAGACTTCTCCTATGTAACCTACTATTGCCCTCATTGCAATGCCCTTAATAGGCCTAAGCAACTTGATGATCATGCCTTTGGTTCCAGTACACCTAATATAGCATCCACAATAGTTGTGGCTGATGCTGATTTGGTCAAACAGGACGGTGGATCCACGGAGGAGAGAATCTCTGCAAGTAGCAGCCCTGTAGTAGCTGCCTCGGCAACAACAGAAGGTGACAAAATAGTCTCCAGTACTTCTAGCAGTTAA